The sequence below is a genomic window from Falco rusticolus isolate bFalRus1 chromosome 8, bFalRus1.pri, whole genome shotgun sequence.
gtgtggggcttttttttttttttttttttgtggttctttAAGAAACTGAAGGAGCTGTTTCCCCCCGtgtttgcagagctggaaagctgTTAATCCTTGCCCTTGGTCTGTGTGCCATTGCTGCCTGCGCTGGCATGGAGGGTTCCCTGCACTGCAGTCACATGCCTGCTGGCCACCGGCCAGGGCAATCTGATCTCTCTCTGAGGAAACACTATCAGTTGCAGATGCAGCCAGGGTTACCAGAATAGTAAATAACGAATCACAAGACTCGGTCTATCTtttcaacaaaaacaaatattttaatatattggTTTTAGCATAGAAGTCGTTTCTTTTTATCAAAACAGCCAAGCTGCAAGAGGCTTGGCTTGGGTTCGTTTGCATATGAAGGAGAAATAAGCTGTATTTTACCTTAAGTCgtgcaatttattttcagattctAAGGTCAGCTGTGTGGGGGGATATAAGTTTCGATACTTGTTTAGAGCTTTGAAACTCATGGAGCTTTGAAGTCCCTGGATTTGGGGTTTCTCCCTTTCTTTGGGCCTCTTCaacatccatccatccatctgttAACGGGCTGTGAACAGAAAGCCTTCTCTTAATAATCCCACCTCTAGTCCCAGCTTGCTACTGCCATGAAATCCTGGTGTCCCCGGAGACCCTCCGGTTCCCCCACCCCGGTGCGGCAGTGCGGTATCCCCGGCTGCCTGCCCCACTGGTTGACCCTGGCAGGACTGCCGTGCCCAGGTCCGTAAGCAGGCTGTGCTTCCCCCCGAGAGAGGACCCGCCACAGAGGGTAACgtagagcagctcccaggctgctggaaaCTGGCCCCGCAGGCAGCAGGCCCTCTGGGTGCTGTGTTCTGGTAAGCATGAAACCTGAGTTTGTCCCCTCTCCAGCCCACTGACCATTCTTCTGACTTTCCTCTCATGTCTGTGGCAGTGGGGTGTCTGAAAATCTCACCTTTGAGCAAGATGGGGTTGATTGCAAACACACAGGATGGATTTTGTACGTAATGAAAACTGATAGAAGAAATAAGGCAGAAGATGCCATTGTCCTCCTCACCGCCTTTCTACTTGAGCAGTCACGGTGACCTTGGCACAGTGCCTGGTCACCTTTGCTGCCCTTTGGGGAGCTGCTCTTGGGGGGGTCTTGTCACTGtacagctgctttcttctctgccGAATACCCAGGGAATAATTCCTTCCTGCCCCTTGCGCCGGCGCCCTTgcatgctgctctgctgctgacgTGCGGGGCTCTCACTTCCCAGGGAGTTTCACTTTAAACACTAAACCACGAAGatttggcagctgctgctccagtgtgTTTGCCTGCCTGACATGCACAGCCCTTGCTTTACTGCTGGAAGTGTCGATAAGTTTTTAGCCAAGTGTATCCATAGAAGGTCTTTACAAATCAAGGATGGTTCTAGGGATAATGTAAATCTCTGTCTTGTAAAACGAAAATACCTCTTCTAGAAAAAGTAGTGGGGAGAAACCTGAATTGATCAGTcatttcctttgttgttttggtttttcaggCTTATACTGTGATGAAAACGCAGGTTCCCATACTGTCATAGCAGAGGCATTGCACTTAAACGCCTCTAAAATCTAAACTAAACtatagttttgttttaagaataaaCTGGTGGGGGGTTAATCTGGTGCTTTACTGCAGACCTGAAGTTTTAATCAGACGTTTACTGTCCTCTGTAGAATCAAAAAGGATGTGGGTAGGTATGTAATCCTGGAAAACCCTGGGGTGACTTTGACTCTCGTATGCTGTATTCAAAGCTAAAGAAGTAAGCTGGCCCCCCTGCTCTACAAATCCATGCTTTGGTGGGTTTGGCCTGGAGATACAcctattttttaaagcaaggaggaagttaagatatttttaaaagtcagataCACATAAACTTGCCGTAGTCGTTAAATCAAGCAGAACTGTGGGAGGATTTACATGTTTTGAATGAAATGGCGAGAAGGCAGGGAGGTAACAAAAACTGATGTACTTCTCCATTCGGCACAGGGCAGCTCTTGCCCTCTGACAGTGAGTTGTTGCTGTGTTTGGGCTCGGTTTAGGGAGGTGCATGAAGAACCTGTGAGGCTTCACTCTGAGGTGGAAGGGTGAATTCATGCGATTTAATGAACAGCACAGTTTGGGTAATGGTTGATGAGAGAAAACTTGTTTCTGATAGGAATGACAGCTGGAACTGAATGCTGCAGTAAATTCTTTGAGTTGGGAGTTCTGCCTTTCGTTCTTTTGTTCACTCTTctggattttttggttttgttttctagaaCAACTATTTGCAATCTGTACACGATGCCACGCATTGGGGAGCCTGTCTGGCTTACTATGATGTCGGGGACACCAGAAAAGAACCAGCTTTGCCACCGCTTCATGAAGGAGTTCACTTTCCTGATGGAAAATGCTTCTAAAAACCAGTATGGTGGATTTTAGTTTTTAAGTTATATATGTGTTTATGCCTTGTTCTTTCAAACCAatttttgaattgttttttaaaatcctggTAATCAAAAGAATCAAAAGACCATCCAGAAATaccttccttttaaaacaaaaaagaaatcaggcaGGATCTCATTAAATGCCTGCTTCCCCGCAGTCCTCTAAATGTCGGTAGAGGCTAAACATTTGAAACATGTCCATGGGAAGCGTGTGATGGGTGTGTATGTCTGGAAGGGGATGAACGTACCTTATGAAATGCATTAATCTACCTTTCAAAATCAGTTATCATATGATGAGCAAGGTTAGACATTCAGTTCGGGCCGTGCCTGTAATACTGTCTGACCGCAAATTGCTCTTAAACCTGACTTCTGTAAAGTGCCACTGAAGAAATGGTGTGCTTCGTTAGTGCTCACCTTTCTGCCCTCAGGACAAAGCCGTGAGCAGTTGTTAAAaactgagagagaaaatgttCTTGATAAACTCAGGAGAATCTGATAAATTTCCTCCTTTGTCAACACTTCATCCTCTTTCCCCAGGGCATGAATAGAGGAAGTTTTTAAAGCGTTTGGCTCCACTGAAGTCCTAAAACAAGCACAAACATGTGAAGTTTGAGTGAGAATGGCACTGAAGGACCAGCTGTTAGCTCAtgggaagctgctggctgcgggggggaaggggctgctgctcACTGGCTTCCAGCTCGGCCGCCAACCTTGTCCTCTTTTCTGTCCCCCAGATGGGAGGGTGACCGCTGGTGGTCAGCGTGGtctgccttctcctgcctcaGTGCAATGGGAGAAACCACAGGGAGTGCTCAGGGCTTCAGaggttttttcttaaaatcatctcctgctgcagtggAAGCTTTTTCCTGGGATTGGCCCCTTTGGACCCTGCCATTCTGATCCCTATACATCTTTGTTACATTTACATGGtcatttgtttgggtttgcttgctttattttaaatatagtaAGATTTACACTGACAGAAGCAAGAGGAAAATCGAGCCCCATATCATTTCAATCCGGTTTTAaatctcctttcctccttcgGCTGTGAGGCAACAGTGAGGAAACGGCTAAGTTTAAGCTGCAGGGTTCCTGACGCTTGCAGACTGTTCAGATGACGTTATTCTGAGGCTCGGTGGCCTTTGTGCACCTGAGCTGCTGCGGCGTCTGCCAGCACCATCGGTCGGCATGCGGGGGGCTCTGGGGCTGTgcttctgcctgctcctgccaggaaagggctgggaaggaaagTCTTCCCTCCATGGAGCAGAAACCACTCTCAGTCCTTGCAACGACTCAGATAGTTAACTTTTGTCAGAAAGGTTTTTCACCTTACTTGCTTAGCTAGTGAAAACTGCTTTGCCAGTGCAAGGACACAGCCTTCTCCGGCTGAGCCAGAGAACTTTGGGGGGCtgtgtgtgttatttttggAACGAAGCAGCTGTATGTGCTGAAATCACATCACAGTTAGACGAAAGAACACAGCACCCAGGTATTTTACAGGTTTGGTCGCAATAGACTTCCTTCTCACCAACAGTCACAGATCTTAAGGGTTTAGGATCTCAGTGTACAGAGGCCACACAGTGCCGCGGTTTTCTTACAGCGAACAAAGTAAGTTGGTTTTGAGATGTTTTACAACACAAAGCTTGCAAAATAGGAAGTCTCATAATTATTACCAAACAGAGGAACTGAGATgccacagttttaaaatatttcattttactttaaatttgtGTTCTAAAAAAGAGCTTtgcaggggtgggagggggagggtacatccctcccttctccccccagaGAGCCAAGACTGAAGGAATAATCTCTGTTGACTTCGTTAGGTTGTTTCTGCAATCCTTGATCCATACAGGCTGTAGAACTGCTGTCAGTTTAACATCCTGAGTGTGTacctagaaaaaaacctgtgttgAACATTTTGGTTTCAGGTTTTTACCAGCTTTACTGACTGCAGTCCTGACTAACCACTTGGCCTGGGTCCCTACTGTCATGCCAAACGGCCAGCCGCCTATAAGAATCTTCCTGGAAAAGCATTCTTCCCAGAGCGTGGACATGCTGGCCAAAACTCACCCGTACAACCCACTGTGGGCACAGCTCGGTATGTGGCAAACATCACTAAACCGTCCAAAGCTTTATGTAAATGGTATGCGCGTGGTGGGTTTTATGGATGCTTGTTACTTCCCCCCACGttaatttttggtttaattcaaaacaagacaaaagcaCGTATTTCAAACTTAGAGGTggtcactgtatttttttatatgggCCCTAATTTCTTAAGGCATTATCAATGATGAAATGACAGCCAAAAAGTAAAGACCTCTTCAGTCATCTGTGGCAGATCACCTAAGTTaggtcagctgccctggtgATGATGGAGGATTCCAGTCCCCCTCTGGTCCTGCCTCTGTAAGGAAATCGGTTCTTATTTTGGGGGATGCTGCTATCAGTAAGCCTGGCTCTCGAAAGAGCCAGGCAAGAAGATCCATCAGTTGATAAAAATGAACATACCCTCAATACAGCAGGCAAAGGAGTGACGTAGTACAGGAAATCATGACGAGGCAAACCCTGGGTAAGGTCTCAAAGACTAGTCAGTTGAGTACCTGGTCATACTGTCTTCTAATTGCTGAGTAGAGAAGGGGAGATGAGCTTCCTACTTCCTGGTCAGCTCGTCCTGCTCTGCACACAAACTCTCATGGAATTTGGttagggaagggaaagaaaggtttTGCGAGGTTGCCCTATTCGGGTATAGGCAGGAGTGGCCAGGGAGTTGGCAAGAAGAGTTCGTTTCAGACCTCATGGGACTGAAGGGATCCACTGTGGTTACATTGGCTTTCGAGGCCTCTTGGATCCCTCGTCCCTTCATCCCTGTTCATGCAGTGCCCTAAGACCTCCAGAACAGCACATGCACAGGCACTTCTCCAGGTGAATCTGGAGTACAGTCAAAACAATGCATGGCAGAGCtcaaggggagggagggaggagaaggctgggTTCAGCTGTGCACCCACCACTGCCGCTTTTTGCCCCGGTCCTTGGCATTAGGTTTGTTTCTCCTTACAGCTTTCTCTTTGTGGGTAAAAGTTCAGCCCAGTTTCCAGACTGTCCAGGGTCATTCAGAGCAGATGCCTCCTCTCTCTTGATGGCTATATAAGGAACACAGGAGACAAGCCTCCAGAGCTAGGCACTGAAGTTAGGTGGTGCGAACGCTCCCTAATGTGCAAGATCAGATGTCTCCCTGACCAGTGTGTCACCTTACATACGATACCAACAGCATCTTTGAGATTCTCtgtattgaaaacaaaataactagCATAGCTGTCATCGCTCTTCTGCCTTAGTactaatttttctgttgtagaCCTGGCCTTTGAAAACTGGCCACAACAATTGTCTGTTAGAAGAACAACTTATTATAAAGGTGGGAAATAattatctgtttcttttcctggtttagGTGACCTGTATGGGGCTATTGGATCACCTGTGAGATTAGCAAAAACAGTTGTGGTTGGCAAAAGGCATGACCTGGTACAGAGGTTGCTTTATTTCCTTACTTACTTCATCAGATGTTCTGAACTTCAAGAAACGCATCTTCTAGAAAATGGGGAAGATGAAGCCATTGTCATGCCTGGAACTGTTATAACTACCACGCTGGAGAAGGGAGAAGTAGAAGAATCCGAGTATGTGCTTGTCACAATGCACAAGAACAGGGGCAACTTGCTACCAGCGGAGGCTGAAGAAATGAGAACTCCCAACTGTAGCTGTAAATACTGCAAATGTCCCGTTTCCCTTGCACAAAACATAGAAGGTGTTTCGCAGCAAGAGAGAGAAGACACGCAAAGCACTCCTAAGGTAGAGCTGGAAACTTCTTCAGATGAGAACAGAACTATCGTTCCTGACGATTGCCAGGAAGATGCTGTTGATATTAATCCACCAAGATCCTGCCTGGACACAAAACTAGAGACCGTGGTGTGCGCAGGGTCAGCTTCACCAGAAAAACGTGTAGTGACAGAATCTGGTTTGGAGCCAACAGCAAATGTGTGGAGGAATGAAGACTCGCTGGAATCGGGCAACCAGGCGGTCAGCGTAACAAGGTCACCTGGCATTGCTGTGGAGAAGAAGCCACCAGATAAGCTCTTCTGCGATGCATTTTCTTGCAGTGCTGCCGAAGCGCAGACAAAGGTGACTTTCCTCATCGGAGATTCCATGTCACCTGATTCAGACATCGAACTCCGAAGTCAGGCAGTAGCGGAACAAATTGCTAGGCATCACAGCCCGCCAGCGACGGAGGAAGGAGCGTCTGCTGATCAGAACTGTGAAGCTAAACAAACTGTCGAGGACCAAAATAGAGACTGTGGGACAGCTGAACCCTTTCCTGAAGTTGCTAGTGAGCATCAGAGCTGGAATCCAAATCCGTACAACGCCGAGAGCATGAGTCTGTTTGACGAGTATTTTACTGATGACAGTTCAGTTGAAACCCGGACTATTGATGATATTCCAGGGCAAGCAGCTACAGACCTTCTTGCTCACAACAGTAGTTTAGACTTTTCTAAAAAGCTGTGTACAAAGACTAGCAAACCACCTAGCGAATTTTGTAAATTTATGGACTCTGTTCGACAAGAGACCTACAAAAACTGCTTTAATGAGCAGGACCAAAGAGAGAAAATCTCTATTCGCGTCCCCCATGGGGACAGAGAAAACGTGGAGAAAAAAGTTGCCCCAGGAATTGATTGGGACATTCCAAGAAATGAGAGTTCAGATAGTGCCCTGGGTGACAGCGAAAGTGAGGATACAGGTCATGATCTAACTAGACTAAGCGGTAACTATTATGGAGGAGAGCAAGAAGATTGGGCAGAAGAATACGAGATTCCCTTCCCTGGGTAAGTACTATTAAGCAGTAATAGAGCCTAAAAAAGTTAGAGCCTCTTCTCATGTCACATGTTTGGAGGAACGTTGCCTAACTTGGCATCAGTGGCTGGAAGAGTATCTCCTGCGCCCGCTGGTCGTAGAAGAATATCGAGGGATCAGtggtctggaaaaaaatacgAATGATGTATTGTGGTCTTGgcttgtttcctttccttccacaaTGGGCTGACTGCAAAAGCTGACTTTaaactgttgctttttaaaaagtgcttgaATGGAAGTTAGAAGAGATGTGATAGAAGTGAAAATGCAACCTCTCTGTCAGCTGAATTTGTTGTTTGCAAATTGTATGTGTCTCTGATACACCTTTCTTGCAGGTCAAAATTAGTTGAAGTGAACTCTGTCCAGCCCAGTATCGCCAATTTTGGAAGATCCTTACTAGGTGGCTACTGTTCATCTTACGTCCCTGACTTTGTTTTGCAAGGAATAGGAAGTGATGAAAAGCTGAGGCACTGTTTGGTGTCAGATTTGTCTCACGCTGTGCAGGTAATTAAGCTATATTTGGTAAATGTATTTGTCACAGTAGGGAAAGGCAAATGTTTTTGAATGTACATACCTGCTGGAAGTGGAAATATTTACTGTTGCAGCCTCTTCAGGTTTCCCCAGTCCCAGGTCACcgatttttttcctctctctcaaTTAACATCTGCAAAAACACGGGTATTTCACTGCAAATCTGGAGCACAAAAACTTAATATTTCCACTGGAGCCAGCGGAGAGGTTCATGCCCTTGGGAAGACGGATCTCTGTGCTCAGCCTTAGAGAGGAGTCTCCTGTAGGCATGGCAGTCTGCTGGTGGTTGCACACCCACGCGGTGGAATGATGTTAATCACAACCAGACGCTGAGGTTGCTGTGCCGATCTTCCCGGGCACAGTCTGGCTGCGGTGGTTGTGCAGAAGCTCCCTttgctccctcctcttcccatgCACGTTTAAccagtgtgctgctgcttgcGGGGCAAAATATGTTACCTGTGGTGAAGCCGTCAGGAATGCTTAGTATTTGGGGACTTTACTCCTTTTTTAGGATTGTAGTCAAAGTGTCCTATAGTGTCGGCTGGCTTTGTCAGGAAAGGAGAAACCAATATGAAGGTAATTGTCCTCAGGGGACTCGCAGTTCTCGTGTGTGCTGGCAATCATCTTTTCTCCACGGAAGCATTTCCTTAGATGAACTGGGGCATGACTGGGAAGCGTGGCATTTCCTACCCCTTTTAAAGTCATCAGGAGACGAGGGGAAAGCAGGCTGTCGCTGCAGAGTGTGATTGTGCTCCCCTCTAGTTTATTCCCGAGGGAATGGGGAAAGACCCGTGCACAGACTGGTGAGCAGTCTGCTTCTCTGAGCGCTCCCCTGGGAGCCTCCGGAGTGTCCCCTTCTTCCCCACCTCTGAAGTTAAGGCTGTGCACCACACCTGGAGCCCGGCCCACCTTACTGCCCCCTTTCCTTGTGCCCGGCCCCGCAGGGGGTGAGTGTGCTCCCTGCATGGTTGTTCTAGGGGCTGTTTGAAACCCTTGTGTTTTAAGCCGAATGTTTAAACCATTTGCAAAGTGTAATTGAACTACaggcaacagaagcagcagtgtgaggtagctgctgctgtgagagaGATGTGTCTGAGACATAatggcgaggcgctggcacgggctgcccagagcagctgtgggtgccccatccctggcagtgcccgaggccaggctggacggggctgggggcagcctgggccggTGGccggtgtccctgcctgtggcagtgCACTAGgctggatggtctttaaggtcccttccaacccaaaccattcgATGATGACGATAACCGAATTGTGGTGCATGTCCATCAGGAGATTTACATTTCAATTGCAAAAGTCAAAGATTGAGAGGATACAAAAGGACCGAGCACCATTTTATATGTTTAACTTAAATAGTAAGTGCATCCCAGCCCGCTGTGAAGTCCCTGTGGGACTCTTTGGAAGGAGATGCTTCCTAACAGTCAGCCCCAAAAATGTGCCGGGGAAGGACAGTGGGGTTCCACATGCTCCCCCTTTCTAAAACCTCCGTGGTGTGGGCTGGCTggaagcaggcaggagctgggcgCAGGCTGGGTTCCTGACTCCCTCTGCCGGCCTTCCCGTAAAGGGAACCAGTGACAACTGGGAATAAATCCAACCGTGTTAACACAGCCTTGTCGAACAGCAAGTTGGATTTTTGGTACTTTCCTTTTTAGAGGTTTAGATTATCCTTCAGATACGTCAAAACTCTTTATATCAAGTATCAAAAGATATAATTGTCAGCCAGTGACACACTTCCAAGcctggaagaaaatgtaaaatggcAACTATCCTCCTAAGACTGTACCTTGCTTCCAGTAAAGCTCTGATTTTAGTAGGTGGAATGCAATGCTAGCACatgttgctgtattttagaTGAAGCAGTGCCTGGGATGCTATCCCTGCTATCCAGGATGGTGATGTTTTGTGAAAGGACCATTGTCATTTGCCATTCTCAGGGTTCTgctattctttttctgtttctagcaTCCTGTTCTGGATGAACCGATTGCAGAAGCCGTTTGCATTATTGCTGACACAGACAAGTGGACGGTGCAAGTGGCCAGTAGCCAGAGGCGAATGATTGATAATAAGCTGGGAAAAGAAGTGTTAGTCTCCAGTCTCGTCTCCAACCTGCTTCATTCCACTCTTCAGCTTTACAAGCATAATTTATCTCCAAACTTTGTAAGTATGAATGACAATCGAGTGAGCGGTGTTTTTAAAGCATCCTTTCACTTCACAGGTTAAAGAGGTTGTAAGGTTCTGCCTAGTTTACATACCCGTAGCTGCAGTTTTCATAGCCAGTGCGTCCCCTGATGTAACTCTTTGAGCTGTCTGAACACCACTCTGTAGCCGAGACAGCTGTCtcattaattctgttttaacatGCAGTCAAAGGCTTCTGCTCAAAAGTAAGAGTCTTGCCAGTGAATATCTTACTAATTATTCACCTAGACACGGCCACGGAAAAGGCAATAGATGTATGGGGTCCGCGGTGTTCTGCTCTGAGGTGGGTGCGGTTTGGATATGGCGCTGTCTCCTCCCTGACACAACTCCCTTTGTCTTTCTAGTGTGTTATGCACCTGGAGGATCGGCTGCAGGAGCTctatttcaaaagcaagatGCTGTCCGAGTATCTCAAGGGCCAGATGAGAGTTCACGTCAAGGAGCTGGGCATGGTGCTGGGGTACGGTCACAAACTCGCTCCGAGCAGCGCTGCCCTGCGCGTCCTGGTGCCAAATCCTCTGCCTGGGCTTGTTCTAAGCACAGCGAAACGGATTCCTAAGTGGGACTGGAACCGTAGAGTGGCATAAATCACCCATGGCTGCAGGCTTCTCCCTAGCCAGTGCTTGGTCCCGAGGATCCCCCaacctttctctcttccctccgGGCAGGAAGGTGGGCTCAGCACTCCAGAGCTTATCAGATTCCTTCCTTAGTTGGTCAGTCAGTGCTCGACAGCGTGGGGCACCTGACTCCTCCAGGTTGACTTTCCCTACGTGGCAGAAAACACCCTCTATGTCATGTAAGGCACATAATACCTCTCTGTGGGTGTGGGGCACAGGCAGAGAAGCTATTTACGGGGTGTTTATAGGAAGGATTTGAGTATCTTCTTATGCAGAGGAGTACAGGGTGGTCAGGCGGGCACACGGAGCGTGTGTGGAGCCTGGAgatggggcagcagctgcagcggGGTGAGCTGCCGCACAGTGCCAGGGCTTCCTTGGGAGCTGCAGACGCAGCTCAGCCTAGTCCTCTGCTCCTGCGCTTGGCCCCTCAGCtattgctgcctttgctttgagaggaggaaggaatCTGCTGGGTTTTCTCCCCCCGTCTGCTTTCTCACCGGTTTGTTGGccctgtggggaaaaaaccacccgAGCAGGCGGGTGGGAGCCGGGGCGGCGCTGGCGGCGCAGAGCTGTCGCTGTCAGCGTGAgcgaggggaggcaggagcagggtggtggCTGCGCGGTGTAACCGCGCTGGCGCTGCCGTGGCACAGGAGCGCGACGGGCTTCCCTGGCGTGGGGCGCGCCCGGCCACCCGGCGCAGCGTGCGCTGGCGGCCCGAGCGCCGCAGGCTCGGCAGGCGGTGCGGCCGCTACCGCGCGGGATCAGCCCAGCTACGCTTCGGGTTAGGTTAGACCTGactcttctgcttccttctagGATTGAATCCAGTGACCTccctctgctggcagctgtggcaAGCACTCACTCTCCGTATGTTGCCCAGATACTACTTTAAAATGCCAGAGGCCACAGAGATtgactttttccccccctctggAAACAAAGTGGAAGGCGAAGTTGTTCTGGCTCCTCTCTCTTTGatgcaattaaaacaaactgCTCCTGGAGCCGCAGCACCTCCATATATGACTGCACGTTACACAGACAGTTGGAGACTTTCCCTCTCCCACTTGGTCATTTATAAAAAAggataaaggaagaaaaaagagaaatgagtaAGCCTAAGATTTCAGCCACAGGAAAGCGAAGatttcagcaaaagctgaagatCTGCATTTTTTACCAGTTTCTACCACAATGGCTAACTGTACTTTATATTGGggaatgtgaggaagaactgCTTTGAGACATACGTGATGCTATCACCAATTACAAACTTAAGAGAATGCAGCAGTTGTCTTCAGACTGGCTTCTACTGATTAGGACCTCGTTAAGATCCGTAATTCTCAAGCTGCAATGATTTGTAAacaacttctatttttttcatgtcataGTCAAATTCTGGATACTTCCCAGAGGAAGAACAGGGGTGGGAgggctggtttgtttttgtaaaaagcTTATTAATGTCACTCGGCTCCAAAATTTATTTATGATCTTTGTCCTGGGGAGAGGGAATAacaggggtgggtgggagggcacaaggaggagggaggaagaggccAACAGACAAACCAGCGATGGAGAGTCTCTTTCTTGGCCAGATGTTGCAACCAGTATTAAATGTTTATAATGTTTAAATGTTGCTTTATACTAAGTGATGCTTTTCTTCCACAATGtaatcaaaatgtaaaaaaaaaaaaaaaatctaaagagAATGTTGGCTGAAAGTTCCCTGTGGGGTCCCCAGAATGACA
It includes:
- the FNIP1 gene encoding folliculin-interacting protein 1 isoform X3; its protein translation is MPPTLFQKLFNKKHGLNSPARDARDDCVFSWPLPEFDPSQIRLIVYQDCERRGRNVLFDSSAKRKIEDVSVSKLCSDAQVRVFGKCCQLKPGGDSSSSLDSSINSSSSFSDPKEQCPKYQGSRCSSDANMLGEMMFGSVAMSYKGSTLKIHQIRSPPQLMLSKVFTARTGSSIYGSLNTLQDSLEFINQDSNTLKPDHSTIMNGLLGNIVHSNPMDMPGREQNEDRDSGIARSASLSSLLITPFPSPGSSFNKSCASSYQRRWRRSQTTSLENGVFPRWSMDESFNLSDDSSGPSQGIVRKKKIAIGVIFSLSRDEDENNKFNEFFFSHFPLFESHMNKLKSAIEQAMKMSRRSADASQRSLAYNRIVDALNEFRTTICNLYTMPRIGEPVWLTMMSGTPEKNQLCHRFMKEFTFLMENASKNQFLPALLTAVLTNHLAWVPTVMPNGQPPIRIFLEKHSSQSVDMLAKTHPYNPLWAQLGDLYGAIGSPVRLAKTVVVGKRHDLVQRLLYFLTYFIRCSELQETHLLENGEDEAIVMPGTVITTTLEKGEVEESEYVLVTMHKNRGNLLPAEAEEMRTPNCSCKYCKCPVSLAQNIEGVSQQEREDTQSTPKVELETSSDENRTIVPDDCQEDAVDINPPRSCLDTKLETVVCAGSASPEKRVVTESGLEPTANVWRNEDSLESGNQAVSVTRSPGIAVEKKPPDKLFCDAFSCSAAEAQTKVTFLIGDSMSPDSDIELRSQAVAEQIARHHSPPATEEGASADQNCEAKQTVEDQNRDCGTAEPFPEVASEHQSWNPNPYNAESMSLFDEYFTDDSSVETRTIDDIPGQAATDLLAHNSSLDFSKKLCTKTSKPPSEFCKFMDSVRQETYKNCFNEQDQREKISIRVPHGDRENVEKKVAPGIDWDIPRNESSDSALGDSESEDTGHDLTRLSGNYYGGEQEDWAEEYEIPFPGSKLVEVNSVQPSIANFGRSLLGGYCSSYVPDFVLQGIGSDEKLRHCLVSDLSHAVQHPVLDEPIAEAVCIIADTDKWTVQVASSQRRMIDNKLGKEVLVSSLVSNLLHSTLQLYKHNLSPNFCVMHLEDRLQELYFKSKMLSEYLKGQMRVHVKELGMVLGIESSDLPLLAAVASTHSPYVAQILL
- the FNIP1 gene encoding folliculin-interacting protein 1 isoform X1, which encodes MPPTLFQKLFNKKHGLNSPARDARDDCVFSWPLPEFDPSQIRLIVYQDCERRGRNVLFDSSAKRKIEDVSVSKLCSDAQVRVFGKCCQLKPGGDSSSSLDSSINSSSSFSDPKEQCPKYQGSRCSSDANMLGEMMFGSVAMSYKGSTLKIHQIRSPPQLMLSKVFTARTGSSIYGSLNTLQDSLEFINQDSNTLKPDHSTIMNGLLGNIGLSQLCSPRRAFSEQGPLRLIRSASFFAVHSNPMDMPGREQNEDRDSGIARSASLSSLLITPFPSPGSSFNKSCASSYQRRWRRSQTTSLENGVFPRWSMDESFNLSDDSSGPSQGIVRKKKIAIGVIFSLSRDEDENNKFNEFFFSHFPLFESHMNKLKSAIEQAMKMSRRSADASQRSLAYNRIVDALNEFRTTICNLYTMPRIGEPVWLTMMSGTPEKNQLCHRFMKEFTFLMENASKNQFLPALLTAVLTNHLAWVPTVMPNGQPPIRIFLEKHSSQSVDMLAKTHPYNPLWAQLGDLYGAIGSPVRLAKTVVVGKRHDLVQRLLYFLTYFIRCSELQETHLLENGEDEAIVMPGTVITTTLEKGEVEESEYVLVTMHKNRGNLLPAEAEEMRTPNCSCKYCKCPVSLAQNIEGVSQQEREDTQSTPKVELETSSDENRTIVPDDCQEDAVDINPPRSCLDTKLETVVCAGSASPEKRVVTESGLEPTANVWRNEDSLESGNQAVSVTRSPGIAVEKKPPDKLFCDAFSCSAAEAQTKVTFLIGDSMSPDSDIELRSQAVAEQIARHHSPPATEEGASADQNCEAKQTVEDQNRDCGTAEPFPEVASEHQSWNPNPYNAESMSLFDEYFTDDSSVETRTIDDIPGQAATDLLAHNSSLDFSKKLCTKTSKPPSEFCKFMDSVRQETYKNCFNEQDQREKISIRVPHGDRENVEKKVAPGIDWDIPRNESSDSALGDSESEDTGHDLTRLSGNYYGGEQEDWAEEYEIPFPGSKLVEVNSVQPSIANFGRSLLGGYCSSYVPDFVLQGIGSDEKLRHCLVSDLSHAVQHPVLDEPIAEAVCIIADTDKWTVQVASSQRRMIDNKLGKEVLVSSLVSNLLHSTLQLYKHNLSPNFCVMHLEDRLQELYFKSKMLSEYLKGQMRVHVKELGMVLGIESSDLPLLAAVASTHSPYVAQILL